The sequence AGAGATCGGTAGCGCACCACGGCTCGCGGAGCTGGCCGTCCAGGTCGGCAAGGACGCCGACGCCTACGTGGCGATCGTCGACGAGGCCGCCACGGCGCACGCGCGGTGGGCGGGCAACGCGCTGACGTCGAGCGGTCTCACCGCGGACACGAGGCTGACGGTGATCGCCGTGACCCCGGGCGCGCACGGCACCGCGGCGGGCGTCGTCTCGCACCGCGGCGCGGTGGACGAGGAGGCGGTGCGGGCCGTCGTGGCGGCGGCCGAACGCGCCGCGCGCACGGCGACGCCCGCCGCCGACGCCCGTCCCCTGCTGACCGGCGACGTCGTGCCCTCCTCGGCGGACTGGGCCGAGCCCGCGCCCACGGCGTCGGCCGGCGTCCTCGCCCGGTTCGCCGCCAGCCTCGCCGCGACGTTCGAGCGGGCCCGCGGGGAGCGCCGCCTGCTGTACGGCTACGCCGAACAGCGGCAGCACGCCACGTGGCTGGCGTCCTCCACCGGCCTGCGGCTGCGGCACGTCCAGACCTCGGGCGTCGTGGACCTGACCGCCAAGACCGGGGACGGCGCGGCCTCGACGTGGAGCGGCACCGGGGCGGCCGACCTCGGCGAGATCGATCCGCTTCCCCTGTACGAGGGGCTGGGGGAGCGGCTCGACCGGGGACGCAGGCGCGTCGAGCTCCCCGCCGGGCGCTACGAGGTGCTGCTGTCCCCGTCGTGCGTCGCCGATCTCATGCTGCGGCTTTACCGCGCGGCCGGGGCGAAGGACGCGGTCGACGCGCGCACCGTGTTCGGCGGCCCGGACGGCGGGACCCGGATCGGTGAGCGCCTGACCGGCGCACCGCTCACGCTGCGGAGCGACCCGCACGAGCCGGGCCTGCGGTGCGCGCCGTTCGTCGCCGCCCGGGGCTCCGCCGACGTCGCTCAGGTGTTCGCGGACACGGTTTCGGTGTTCGACAACGGCCTGCCGCTCTCGCCGGCCGAGTGGATCCACGACGGCGTCCTCACCCGCCTGGTCCAGACCCGCCACTCCGCCGATCTCACCGGGCTGCCGGTCACGCCGCAGGTCGGCAATCTGGTGCTGGAGGGGCCGGGGGAGGGCCGGTCGCTCGCCGAGCTGGTCGCGACCACGAGGCGCGGGCTCCTGGTCACCTCGCTGTGGTACGTCCGCGACGTCGACCCCCGGACGCTGCTGCTCACCGGGCTTACCCGCGACGGCGTCTACCTGGTGGAGGACGGCGAAGTGGTGGGGGAGACGAACAACTTCCGCTTCAACGAGAGCCCGGTGGACCTGCTGGGCCGGGTGACGGAGATCGGCCGCACCGAACGAACCCTGCCGAGGGAGAGGGACGACTCCACGCCCCGGACGGCCATGCCCGCGCTCCGGGTGGGCGACTACACGATGTCGGCGGTCAGCGAGGCGATCTGAGCGCCGGCCCCGGCAGCTCCCGGAGACCGGCCTTCAGGGGTTCCCACCAGGCGCGGTTCGCGCGGTACCACTCGACGGTCGCCTCGAGCCCGTCCTCGAAGCGCACGCGCGGGACGAAGCCGAGCCGTTCCTCGATCTTGGTGGTGTCGAGCGCGTACCTGCGGTCGTGCCCCTGGCGGTCGGGGACGTGGTCGACCGCCTCCCAGCCGGCGCCGCACGCCTCCAGCAGCAGGTCCGTCAGGTCCTCGTTGGACAGTTCCTTCCCACCGCCGATGTGGTACACCTCGCCCGGGCGGCCCGATCGCAGCACCAGGTCGAGCGCGCGGCAGTGGTCCGACACGTGCAGCCAGCCCCGCCGGTGGCGGCCGTCGCCGTAGAGCGGTACCCGCCGGCCGTCGAGCAGGTTGGTCACGAACAGCGGGATCACCTTCTCCGGGAACTGGTAGTGGCCGTAGTTGTTGGTGCACCGCGTGACCATGACCTCGAGGCCGCGGGTCCGGTGCCAGGCCAGCGCCAGCAGGTCCGACCCGGCCTTGGCCGACGCGTAGGGGCCGTTGGGCAGCAGCGGAGCGTCCTCCGCCCACGCCCCCTGGGCGATCGATCCGTAGACCTCGTCGGTGGACACGTGCACGAACCTGCCGACGCCGTGCCGCTGGGCCGCCTCCAGCATGTTCTGCGTGCCCAGCACGTTGGTCCGCACGAAGGGCGTGGCGGTGTCGATCGAGCGGTCCACGTGCGATTCGGCGGCGAGATGGACGATCGCGTCCTGGCCAGCCACGGCCGCGTCGACCGCGTCGGGATCGCAGGTGTCGCCGTGCACGAACCGGTAGCGGGGGTGCCCGGCGACCGGGGCCAGGTTCTGCAGGTTCCCCGAGTACGTGAGCGCGTCCAGCACGGTGACGTACGCGCCCGCCGTGCCCGGCAGCTCGCCGCGCAGCGTCGCCCGCACGAACTCCGAGCCGATGAAACCGGCGCCCCCGGTGACCAGGAGTCTCATCGCCCCGCCTCCTCGGCGTTCCCTGGTGGTCTTCACGCCCGCGGCGGGCGAGACGTGCCGGGGCATCGTCTCGCCCGCCGCGGGCGTTGGTCAGGCCTGCGCGTCCCGGGGGGTGCGCACCGCGCCCGCCGTGGCGTGCGCCTCGGCGGGAGTGCTGACGGCGACGCTCAACTCGACCGGCGCCTTGCCCAGCCGCGGCCGGAGCATGTGGAACGGCTTCTCGACGACGATGTAGCTCGCGTAGCCGACCATCACGCACAGCGCCAGTTCGACGCCCAGGACTTCCCAGTAGCCGCCGACCTCGGGCGCGAAGAGCGGTCCGACGAACTGGGCGTAGACGAAGATGTGCCAGAGATAGACGCTGTAGGAGATGCGGCCGAAGAATCGCAGCAACGAGTTGTCCAGCAGCAGGCCCGCCAGCTTGAACCGCACGCCCGGCACGGTCAGCGGCGCGAAGACGGCCACGGAGAAGGCGAGGAAGAGCCAGTAGTCGGCCGCCGCCGCCGGCGCTGCGACGTAGTCCACCAGGCGGTAGTCCGCGAGCGGGGAGAGGCAGGCCAGGACGAAGATGAGGAGCGCCCCCAGCCAGAGCTTGCCCGGATGCCGGCCGATCAGGCGGTACACCCGCGGCACCGCGTCGGGGCGCGTCTCCGCGGCGGCGGACAGCACGGCCAGCATCATGCCCACCGAGAGCCAGCCCATGTAGCTCATCGGCCAGAAGTACTGCGTCGGCCACAGCTTCATCGGGTCGTCCCTGAACTGCGGGAAGTGGAGCCAGGTGAAGAAGCCGAAGCCGATGAACACCGGGAAGGCCAGCGGCACGAGCAGCCGCCGCACCCGGGCCTCGGGGCTTTCGGCGCGCCGCGCGTACCGGTGGAGGAGCCAGGCGAACACCGGCATGGCCAGGTAGAACAGGAAGTCGTTGGCGTTGCTCCAGGTGTGCATCATCCCCATGGGAATGGCGCCGTGCTCCCAGATCTGCAGCAGGAGCAGCGGGCGGATCCATTCCCAGACCCCGTGGACGGTGTCGCGGTTGAGCACGAGGAGAGCGGTGATCGTCAGTACCCAGTAGGCGGGCAGGATCCGCAGCGCCCGGCGCCAGAAGTAGCGCTTGGCGTTCGGCTTCCGTTCGCCGGTGAGCGTGTACAGCGCGAACGCGCGGTACAGCAGGTAGCCGGTCATCACGAACCAGATCGGGAAGGCGACCGCCACCCGGTTCAGCATGATGGCCCAGACGCCGTTCCCGGTGGAGTGCATGTAGGACCAGCCCTGCACGCTGGTCGCCACTCCGGTGTGGCCGAGGACGACGAGCAGCACGACGGCGCCGCGCAGTCCTTCGAGCTCCGGGATGAACTTCCGAGGCCGGTCCGATGCGGGATCGGGTGCGGCGGCTCCCACAGCATCCCCGCCGGATGCCTTCGTTACCATGGGCGTTTCTCCCATCTCGCACGACCCTGGATTCGACGGGTCGAAGCAAAGAGCAGATCGGGTCAGACGGTCCATCGAGGTCGGCCGCGGCCTCGCCCCGGCGGAATTCGGCCGCGTTCCAACGACGGCGCGCGGGGACGATCAGCAGTCCGGCGCCGCCGGAAGAGGCGGCGCGTTCCCCGTCACCGTGCCGTGCTCACGCGTGGGATGCCGTCGGAGTCAATGACGATCCCCCACCCCCCGATTTCCTCGGTGGGGTCACCGAGGATCTGTCGCCGGACACGCTCGGCGGGTCGTCCGCCGTGGACCGGATCGCTGTCCCGCGCCAATGCGGCACCGCCCTCGGGGCCATGTGGACCACCTTTACCCGCCAAAGGTCCTACACTTGAGAAAACGATAGCATTGACGTCGCAGGACGCGATAGTAGGGGACATAGGGGAATCTGACTTGAATAACTAGTATCGTGAAAGCCGGTCGAGAGCCTGAGGAGGCGGTCGATGCCCCACCCCGGAGAGTTCCGCGCGTCGCTGGGTTCCACCGATCTGCGGATCAGTCGCCTCGGCCTCGGCACCGTGAACTTCGGCGGCCGTGTGGACGGGGCGGACGCGCACCGCCTCATGGACCACGCCCTGGCGAGCGGCATCAACCTCGTCGACACCGCGGACATCTACGGCTGGCGCGTCTACAAGGGCCACACCGAAGAGGTGATCGGGGACTGGCTCGGGGCACGCCCGGGCCGCCGGGACGAGGTCGTCGTGGCCACCAAGGTCGGGGGCCCGATGAGCGACGACCCGGGCGACCGCGGCCTGTCGGCGCGGCACATCGTCGCGGCGTGCGAGGCCTCCCTGCGCCGGCTGAACACCGACCGGATCGACCTCTACCAGATGCACCAGGTGGACCGGTCGGTCCCCTGGGACGAGATCTGGCTGGCCATGGAACTGCTGATCGGCCAGGGCAAGATCCGCCACGTCGGCTCGTCCAACTTCGCCGGCTGGGACATCGCCCTGGCCCAGGAGACCGCCGCCCGCCGCCGCGTCCCGGGGCTGGCCTCCGAACAGTGCGTCTACAACCTCGTCACCCGGCACGCGGAGCTCGAGGTGATTCCCGCGGCGACGGCTCTCGGGCTCGGGGTGCTGGTCTGGTCGCCCCTGCACGGCGGCCTGCTCGGCGGCGTGCTGCGCAAGAAGGCGGAGGGGACCGCGGTCAAGTCCGCGCAGGGGCGCGCGGTCGACGCGCTGAAGGAGCACGAGGCGGCCATCGCCGACTATGAGCGGTTCTGCGCGGACATCGGGCGGGACCCCGCGGAGGTCGGCCTCGCCTGGACGCTGTCCAGGCCGGGTGTGACCGGCGTCCTCGTCGGCCCGCGCACCCCCGACCACGTCGACGGCGCGGTCAGGGCGCTGGACAAGCCCCTGACCGAGGAGGAGACCGACCGGCTGGAGGCCCTCTTCCCGCCCGTCGGCCGCGGCGGACCGGCGCCCGCCGCGTGGATGAGCTGATCCCGTCTTGACGCGATCTCTGCCGCTGGGAGGACGAGACAGGTGACCCCGCCGAACCACAGGGACCCGCGCTCGCTGGCGCGCGAGTCGGACCAGGAGCGCGACGTGCGCGAGCGGCTCACCCGACTGCTGCGCGACACCCCCATCCCGCCCGAGTACCTGATCGACAATCTGGCGCTGTACCTGCGGCGCCAGCAGCTCACCGACCTGCTGTGCATGGACGCGCTGTACCGCATGATCCTCGACGTCCCCGGCGTGATCATGGAGTTCGGCGTGCTCCACGGGCGGCACCTGGCCACGCTGACCGCGCTTCGCGGGTGCCACGAGCCGTACACCTCGGTGCGGCGCGTCATCGGTTTCGACACCTTCACCGGTTTCCCCGACATCGCCGACGTCGACCGGGCCGGGCCCAATGCGGTGGCCGGCCGGTTCGCCGTGAGCGAGGGCTACCCCGACCACCTGCGCGAGGTGCTCGACGCGCACGAGTCCGGCGAGCCCTTCGCACACGTCCGGCGGACCGCGGTGGTCCAGGGCGACGTCCGCGAGACCCTGCCGCGCTACCTCGCCGACAACCCGGAGACCGTGATCGCGCTGGCCTATTTCGACCTCGACATCTACGCGCCGACCCGCGCCGCCCTGGAGGCGATCCGGCCCTACCTGACCAAGGGCAGCGTGCTCGCCTTCGACGAGATCGCCTACTCCAAGTGGCCGGGGGAGACGGCCGCGCTGCGCGAGGCCGTCGGCCTCGACGTGGTGACCCTGCGCACCCTCCCCGGCCGGGAGCCGCCCATCACCTACCTGCGCTGGGGCGAGTAGCACCCGTCCGCCTCGGCCTCGGCTCGGCCTCGGTTCGGCCGCGGCGGACTCCGACGAAAAGGCCGTACCCGTTCAGGCCGGCCTCCTCGTGCTCGACGTCGCATCCGGAGTCCCGGAACGCCGCCAGGAACTCGTCCGCGGTGAACATGGTGAAGGTCTCCACGGTGCGGAACTCGCGGATGCCCGTGGGACGGCCCACCAGCCAGCGCACGTCCATGTGCGCGGCCCGGTCGCGCCGGATCGAGTGGGAGACCCGCGCGACGACCGTGTCGCCGTCCCGCACCAGGTCGGCTCCGACGAACCCCTCGATGAATCTTTCCGGCGGCCACCAGGGTTCGATGACGAGGACCCCGCCGGGGACGAGATGGCGGGCCATGGCTCCGACCGCGGCGCGCATGGCGGCGACGCTCGGCAGATAGGCGATCGCGGTGTAGAGGCACGTCACCGCGTCGAAGGCGCGACCGAGGGCGAAGGCCCGCATGTCACCGTCATGGACGGTCACTCCCGGCAGCCGCCGCACGGCCCGCTCGCGCATCGAGCGTGAGATCTCCAGGCCCTCGACGTGGTCGAAGCCGGACCGGAACGCCTCCAGGTGGGCCCCGGTGCCGCAGGCGACGTCGAGAAGGGACCGGGCACGGGGACGGTGCTCCCGGATGCGCCGCGTGACCTCCGCCGCCTCCTCGCCCCAGTCCTTGCCGCGGTGCCGGTACGTCAGCTCGTAGACCTCGGCGTGCTCCGGGCCGAAGGCGACGTCGCGCTCCGTGGCGGACACGGGGGTCTCCCTTCTCGCCGCCAGATGCTATATGTAACTTAAGTGAAATCGTACAGCCGAGCGCGAACGGCGGCCAGATCCGGGGGCCGTGGACGGAGGCGGGCATGGCAGGTATGGCGGGTGTGAACGCGGGCTCTCGGCTGAGGGCGCCGAGCGAGGAGCCCGAGCTGGACCGGCGGCTCGCCGCGTCGGCCGAGTACCGGCCGCGCCCGGCCGGGGACATCGTCGACTGGCTGGCCGAGCGCCGCCGCCGCGTCCCGGTCCAGGTGACGCGCATCCCGTTCGAGCGCATGGCCGGATGGTCGTTCGCCCCGGACTCGGGCGACCTCGTGCACGAGAGCGGCCGCTTCTTCACCGTGGGCGGCATCCACGCCCGTACCGACTACGGCGCCACCCCCGAATGGCGGCAGCCGATCATCTACCAGCAGGACGTCGCGATCGTGGGCATCCTCGCCAAGGAGATCGACGGCGTCCTGCACTTCCTGATGCAGGCCAAGATCGAACCCGGCAACGTGAACACGGTGCAGCTGTCGCCGACCGTCCAGTCCACGTCGAGCAACTACCTGCGGACGCACCGCGGCGCCCGGTCCCGGTTCGTCGAGTACTTCACCGAACCCGGGCGGGCCCGGGTGCTGGTCGACGTCCTGCAGTCCGAGCAGGGGGCGTGGTTCTGGGCCAAGCGCAACCGGAACGTGGTCATGGAGGTCACCGACGAGGTGGAGCCGCACGACGACTTCGCCTGGATGACGCTCGGCCAGATCCTCGACCTCCTGCACCACCCCAACGTCGTGAACATGGACTCCAGGACCGTCCTGGCCTGCCTGCTGTCCTCGGCCCCGTACATGGGCGCGCTGCCGGGCGACGGGGCGCCGGCCGCCTCCGGGAGCGCGCTCCTCTCGCCGGTGCAGGTGAGGAGCTGGCTCACCGAGCGCAAGTCCGCGTACACGCTCACGACGCGCGCGGTCCCCCTCGACTCCGTGGACGGATGGGAGCGGGACGCCGAGGCGATCCGCCGTCCCGACGGCAGATACTTCAGCGTCGTCGGGGTGGAGGTCCACGCGGGCAACCGGGAGGTGTCCGACTGGTGCCAGCCGCTGCTCGCGCCCAGCGGCACCGGGCTGGCCGCCCTCGTCGTCCGCCGCATCAACGGGGTCCGGCACCTTCTGGTCCGCGCCGACCTGCGTCCGGGATGCCGCGACACCGTGGAGCTCGGCCCCACCGTGCAGTGCACCCCCGAGAACTACGAGGACGCGACCGGCGAGCGGCGCCCGCGGTATCTCGATCTCGTCCTGTCCAGAGCCGTCCGGGTGCAGTACGACGTGGTGCAGTCAGAGGAGGGCGGCCGGTTCCGGCAGGCCCTGACGCGCCATCTCGTGGTCGAGGTCGGCGGCGGCTTCCCCGCCCAACCGCCCCCGGACTTCTGCTGGCTCACGGTGCCCCAGGTGATGGAGCTGGCCCGCCAGAGCTACCAGGTCAACATCGAGGCCCGCAGTCTGCTGCTCTGCCTGCACGCACTGTGAGCGCGCTCAGCGACGGGCGCGGCCGTACCGGTACATGGTCAGCGGCGCGAAGACCGCGACGAGGATCGCGCAGGCCAGGAACGCCCAGCCCATCTGGCCCGCGGTCACGGTGCCGTCCATCAGCCCGCGCATGGCGGTCGTCACGACGCTGATCGGATTGACCTTGATCAGCGCCTCCAGCCAGCCCGGCATCGTCTGCTGCGGCACCATGACGTTGCTGGCGACGACGAGGACGAACAGGAGCGTCCAGCTCAGCGTCTGCGCCGCGGTCGGCGTCCGAACGCTGACGCCGACGAAGGTTCCGATCCAGGCGAGGCTGAAGGCGAACACCTGGAGGAACAGCAGCGCCAGCACCACGCCGGCCGGCCCGCCGTCCGGGCGGAACCCCAGCGCCAGCCCCAGCAGCAACGGCACCACCGACGCCACCGCGTACCGGACCACATCCCCCAGCATCGCCCCGACCAGCACCGACGACTGCCACACCGGCAGCGACCGCACCCGGTCGAAGACCCCCTGGTCGATGTCCTGGTTCAGCACGATGCCGGTGTACGCCGTCGTCAGGGCCACCGCCATGACCATGACGCCGGGCAGGAAGAAGTGCAGGTAGCGGCCGGGCGACCCGGCGATCGCCCCGCCCACCAGGTAGGTGAACGAGAGCGTGAAGATGACCGGGAGCATGAGGGCGTCCGCGAGCTGGTTCGGTGAGTGCTTGATCTTCAGCAGCGCGCGCCACCCGAACGTCATCGACGCCGAGAGCGCGCCGGCCCTCGGCGGCCGCTCGCCGCGCGCCGCCAGCGGCTCCCGCGCACGCGTCATCGGCTGGGACGTCGTCATCTCGCCCACCTCCTCACTTCGCCGTCTGCGTGTCGTCGTCCTTGGCCTCGTCCTTCTCCGCTCGCCCGTCGTCGGCGACCGGGTGACCGGTCAGGGCGAGGAAGACGTCGTCCAAGCTCGACTGGGCCATCGAGAAGTCGTCGAGGGCGATCCCCGCGTCGCCCAGTGCCGTGACCGCCCGTGCCGCCTGCTGGGCGTCGGCGATCCGCACCGACAGCCTGTGCGGATCGGTGTCCGCGCCGGGCTCCACGCTCAGCATGCGGGAGAGCATCTCCTCCGCCTGCGCGCGCTGGCCGGGATCCTGGAGCCGCAGCTTCAGCGCGCCCGTGCCGACCTGGGACTTCAGCTTCCCGGGCGCGTCCTCGGCGATGACCTTGCCGTGGTCCAGGACCGCGACCCGGTCGGAGAGCCGGTCGGCCTCGTCGAGGTACTGCGTCGTGAGCAGCACGGTCGTGCCCCCGGCGACCAGGGTGCGGATGATGTCCCACACCTGGTTGCGGGCCCGCGGGTCGAGGCCCGTGGTCGGCTCGTCCAGGAAGAGCAGGTCCGGGGTGATGATGATGCTGGCGGCGATGTCGATCCGGCGCCGCTCGCCGCCGGAGCAGGTCTTCACCGGGCGGTCCGCCACCTCCGACAGTTCGAAGGCGTCGACCAGGTCGTCGGCCCGCTGCCGCGCCGCGGCCCCCCGATGCCCGAGCAGCCGCCCCACCATCGCGAGGTTCTCCCTCCCGGTGAGGTCCTCGTCGATCGAGGTGGACTGCCCCGTGACGCTCACGCGGGACCGCACCGCGTCGGCCTCCCGCACCACATCGTGGCCGAGCACTCTGGCCGTGCCCTCCGTCGGGCGCAGCAGCGTCGTCAGGATCCGGAGGAACGTGGTCTTGCCGGCGCCGTTCGGCCCCAGCAGGCTGTGAACGATGCCGGTGGGGACGGCCAGATCGACGCCGTTCACCGCCCGGGTCTCGCCGAAGGTCCTGACCAGCCCGGACGTCTCGACGGCCAGGGTCGAATTCGATCCCACGGTTGTGCCTCCCGTCGCCACCAGAAGATCAAGCTCATCCTAAAGTAGCAGCTTATATAAGTCAACGTCTAAGCAGTCCGGCGAGCGGCGTGCCGTCCGGCCGGCAGGCCCGCCCGGCTCCCCGGTCCGGGACCTCCCCACCGCGCGGCGGGCGGCGGGAGATGTCGATGATCACTCTCTTGCTAACTTGAAAAAACCATAGTAGTGTCCGTTTTCATGGCTCTTCTCGCTTGGTTCGGGGAATCGTGATGCGACCACGCCACATTCTTTTCGCCGTCACCGGCGGGACCGGTCATATCCGCCCGACCTTCGGCGTCCTCGACGAACTCTCCGCCCGCGGATACGAAATCAGTTTCGTGACTTCCGGCGACTATTTCGACGACCTGGCGGAGGTCGGGGCCCGGCAGATCCGCCACCGATCGATATTCGAGGACGGTGTCGACCTGCCGGAGATGGTCGAGCAGGAGGACGCCGAGGCGCTGACGGTGAGCGCGTTCATCAACGAGAACCTCGCGATGCTCAGGGCGGCGGAGAGCGCTCTGGACGAGAACCCGCCGGACCTGGTCGTCTACGACATCTTCCCCTTGATCGCCGGACGCCTGCTGGCCGCCAGGTGGCAGCGGCCCGCCGTGTGCATCAACGGAGGCTTCGCGTCGAACGAGCACTATTCGGTGTGGGAGGCGCTGAGCGCGGTGCACGGGCACCGGCCGATAGTCGAGACCGGGACCTTCCAGCGGATGATCTCCGAGCTTCTCCCGGAGTATGGCATCGACCGGTCCCCGACGGAGTTCTGGAACGCGATCGAGGACCTCAACGTCATCTTCCTGCCGCGATCATTCCAGGTGGAGAGCGACACCTTCGACGACCGTTTCGTGTTCGTCGGGCCGAGCTTCTCGCAAGGGCGGCTCCAGCCGGGATGGCGCCCACCCGACGAGGACCGCGACGTGCTTCTCGTTTCCCTGGGATCGACGTTCAACGGGCATCCGGAATTCTTCCGCAGCTGCGCGCAGGCATTCGCGGGCACGCGCTGGCATGTCGTCATAGCGACGGGGAACGGCACCGACCCGAAAGCACTCGAGCCGTTGCCGCCCAACGTCGAGGCTCACCAGTACATCTCGTTCATGGAGGTCCTCCGCCACGCGAAGGCGTTCATCCTTCAGGGCACTCTCGGCGCCACCATGGAGGCCGTCCACTGGGGCTGCCCGATGCTCTACTTCACCGAGTACGCGGTCGAGGCCAGGCCGTTCGCGGAGCGGTCCGTCGAACTCGGCCTGGGCCATGTGCTCCGGCCCGAGCAGGTCGAGGGGGGAGGCCTCGTCTCGGCGGTGGAGAACCTGGTCGCCGACGGCGCCGTCCGCCGGCGGATCTCCCGGATGCGCACCGAGGCCCGCGACGCCGGCGGCGCCGCCAGAGCGGCGGAAGTGATCGATTCGTACGCGCGGCGGGTCGTGTCCCGGCCGGGCGGCGCGTTCGGCGCCGTCCGCTGACAGGGCGATGGTCGCCTCGTTGAAGAAGGCCATGGCGGGGAAGGGCGGGTAACCGATGGCGGTCGTGGTCACCGGCGGTTGCGGCTTCATCGGCAGCCACCTCGTGGAACGCCTCGCGCACCAGGGCGAGGACGTCATCGTCTACGATCCCGCGGCGCCGCCGCCCGACCTGGACTGCGGCGGGACCGCCGTCCGCCACGTCAGGGCCGACATCCGCGACGAGCGGGCGCTGGCCGGCGCCATCGGCCCGGACGTGCACACCGTCTACCACCTCTGCGCGCTGGTCGGGGTCGACCAGTACCTCGACGACCCGCTCGAAGTGATCGACGTCGCGGTCTCCGGCACCCGCAACGTGCTGCGCGCGGCGTCCGCCGCCGGCGTGAAGGTCGTAGTCTCCAGCACCAGCGAGATCTACGGCAAGAACCCCGACGTCCCCTGGTCGGAGGACGCGGACCGGGTGCTGGGCAGCGTCACCGCCGACCGGTGGTCCTACTCCGCGAGCAAGGCCGTCGCCGAGCACATGGTCGTCGCCTACGCCCGCCATCGGGGCCTGCGCGCCTCGGTCGTGCGCTACTTCAACGTCTACGGGCCGCGGCAGCGCCCGGCGTACGTGATCAGCAAGACCGTTCACCGGGTGCTGCGCGGGCTGCCCCCGCTGCTCTACGACGACGGCACCCAGACGCGCTGCTTCACCTTCGTCGAGGACGCGGTGGACGCCACGTTGCGGGTGGGCGCCGGTGAGACCGCCGACGGCCAGTGCTTCAACGTCGGAAGCGACCGGGAGACCTCCGTGGGCGACGCGGTCCGGCTGGTGACCCGGCTGGCCGGGGCGGAGTTCGCCCCGATCCGCGTGAGCACGGACTCGGCGCTGGGCAGTGCTTACGAGGACATTCCCCGGCGCGTCCCGGATGTCGGGAAGGCCAGGGAACTGCTCGGCTGGCGCAGCCGTACCCCGCTGCAAGCCGGACTCGCCAGGACGATCGCTTGGGCGAAGAGGAGCCCGTGGTGGCTGGACGCCGTCGCGGGCGCGTCCGAGCGGTCGCTGGTACCCACAGGCGTCACGACGGCCGCGGACGGCCGGAAAGTGAGGGGACATGACATCGGGTGAGACGGCGGCGACGGCCGCCGGCACCGGCGCCCTGCCCGCCCCGGCCGCCTACATGTGCGGCCTGACCTGGGATGGCGCCCGGTTGTGGCATTCGGACCAGGACGCGAAGAAGATCTTCGCGATCGACCCGGCGACCGGCGGGGTGAGCAGGACGCTCGCCTGCGACAGGGTGCGGGCGGACCTGGCCTACGACGGCGCCCGCCTGTGCCAGGTCGGCGGCCGCCCGAAGCGGATCGTCCTGATCGATCCCGACGACGGCCGGATCACCGGGGAGAAGGAGGTGCTCCCCGCGAGCGGCCGGCTGACCGGGATCGACCTCGGGCCGGAGGGCATGTACATGTGCCTGCGCGGTCCGACCGTGGTGCAACTCCGGGACTACGACACGATGACCGTTCTGCGGGAGTTCCCGGCGGAGGGCGAGTCGCCCTCCGGGCTCACCTACGCCGACGGCGTCGTCGTCTACGGCGACTTCGACGACGCCGTGCTCCGTGCGATGGATCCGAGGACCGGGGAGCACCTGGGGGCCCTGCCCGTCCCGGGCCGCCCCACCGGGCTGACGTGGGACGGCCGCCGCCTCTGGTACTGCGACTTCCCCGCGCGCGCCATCCGCCCTCTGGAACTGTCGGCGGTCCTCTCCGCCTGACGAGGTCCCGCCGCGCGCGGACCTCCTACTTGCTCTTCTTCCGGCCCACCACTTCGTTGATCCAGATCGGCACGAACGGAGACGTGC is a genomic window of Actinomadura citrea containing:
- a CDS encoding aldo/keto reductase, whose protein sequence is MPHPGEFRASLGSTDLRISRLGLGTVNFGGRVDGADAHRLMDHALASGINLVDTADIYGWRVYKGHTEEVIGDWLGARPGRRDEVVVATKVGGPMSDDPGDRGLSARHIVAACEASLRRLNTDRIDLYQMHQVDRSVPWDEIWLAMELLIGQGKIRHVGSSNFAGWDIALAQETAARRRVPGLASEQCVYNLVTRHAELEVIPAATALGLGVLVWSPLHGGLLGGVLRKKAEGTAVKSAQGRAVDALKEHEAAIADYERFCADIGRDPAEVGLAWTLSRPGVTGVLVGPRTPDHVDGAVRALDKPLTEEETDRLEALFPPVGRGGPAPAAWMS
- the rfbB gene encoding dTDP-glucose 4,6-dehydratase — translated: MRLLVTGGAGFIGSEFVRATLRGELPGTAGAYVTVLDALTYSGNLQNLAPVAGHPRYRFVHGDTCDPDAVDAAVAGQDAIVHLAAESHVDRSIDTATPFVRTNVLGTQNMLEAAQRHGVGRFVHVSTDEVYGSIAQGAWAEDAPLLPNGPYASAKAGSDLLALAWHRTRGLEVMVTRCTNNYGHYQFPEKVIPLFVTNLLDGRRVPLYGDGRHRRGWLHVSDHCRALDLVLRSGRPGEVYHIGGGKELSNEDLTDLLLEACGAGWEAVDHVPDRQGHDRRYALDTTKIEERLGFVPRVRFEDGLEATVEWYRANRAWWEPLKAGLRELPGPALRSPR
- a CDS encoding acyltransferase family protein encodes the protein MVTKASGGDAVGAAAPDPASDRPRKFIPELEGLRGAVVLLVVLGHTGVATSVQGWSYMHSTGNGVWAIMLNRVAVAFPIWFVMTGYLLYRAFALYTLTGERKPNAKRYFWRRALRILPAYWVLTITALLVLNRDTVHGVWEWIRPLLLLQIWEHGAIPMGMMHTWSNANDFLFYLAMPVFAWLLHRYARRAESPEARVRRLLVPLAFPVFIGFGFFTWLHFPQFRDDPMKLWPTQYFWPMSYMGWLSVGMMLAVLSAAAETRPDAVPRVYRLIGRHPGKLWLGALLIFVLACLSPLADYRLVDYVAAPAAAADYWLFLAFSVAVFAPLTVPGVRFKLAGLLLDNSLLRFFGRISYSVYLWHIFVYAQFVGPLFAPEVGGYWEVLGVELALCVMVGYASYIVVEKPFHMLRPRLGKAPVELSVAVSTPAEAHATAGAVRTPRDAQA
- a CDS encoding class I SAM-dependent methyltransferase is translated as MSATERDVAFGPEHAEVYELTYRHRGKDWGEEAAEVTRRIREHRPRARSLLDVACGTGAHLEAFRSGFDHVEGLEISRSMRERAVRRLPGVTVHDGDMRAFALGRAFDAVTCLYTAIAYLPSVAAMRAAVGAMARHLVPGGVLVIEPWWPPERFIEGFVGADLVRDGDTVVARVSHSIRRDRAAHMDVRWLVGRPTGIREFRTVETFTMFTADEFLAAFRDSGCDVEHEEAGLNGYGLFVGVRRGRTEAEPRPRRTGATRPSAGR
- a CDS encoding class I SAM-dependent methyltransferase, which produces MTPPNHRDPRSLARESDQERDVRERLTRLLRDTPIPPEYLIDNLALYLRRQQLTDLLCMDALYRMILDVPGVIMEFGVLHGRHLATLTALRGCHEPYTSVRRVIGFDTFTGFPDIADVDRAGPNAVAGRFAVSEGYPDHLREVLDAHESGEPFAHVRRTAVVQGDVRETLPRYLADNPETVIALAYFDLDIYAPTRAALEAIRPYLTKGSVLAFDEIAYSKWPGETAALREAVGLDVVTLRTLPGREPPITYLRWGE
- a CDS encoding metallopeptidase TldD-related protein, whose protein sequence is MAIVDEAATAHARWAGNALTSSGLTADTRLTVIAVTPGAHGTAAGVVSHRGAVDEEAVRAVVAAAERAARTATPAADARPLLTGDVVPSSADWAEPAPTASAGVLARFAASLAATFERARGERRLLYGYAEQRQHATWLASSTGLRLRHVQTSGVVDLTAKTGDGAASTWSGTGAADLGEIDPLPLYEGLGERLDRGRRRVELPAGRYEVLLSPSCVADLMLRLYRAAGAKDAVDARTVFGGPDGGTRIGERLTGAPLTLRSDPHEPGLRCAPFVAARGSADVAQVFADTVSVFDNGLPLSPAEWIHDGVLTRLVQTRHSADLTGLPVTPQVGNLVLEGPGEGRSLAELVATTRRGLLVTSLWYVRDVDPRTLLLTGLTRDGVYLVEDGEVVGETNNFRFNESPVDLLGRVTEIGRTERTLPRERDDSTPRTAMPALRVGDYTMSAVSEAI